The genomic region tcttctttcatttgtgcacatttctttctttcttcctctacttcctcttccaaatttttttctttttccttctcatgatccaataggtattgtgtttttcttatttcggcagcaacagactcataacttttgtataatttttgaaaactggctctttcctcatcaatttttttactgctttaagcctagttttgttttaggtcctttaattttgcatccatcttttcctgttctgcaatttctattgcaaagcccgaattttttatccttttctgtaaatcattgcacttgttatatgttgctttcctctttgattttttgtttgccaggtctacctgtaacttttctatttgtttctccagtattttttctctctccacctttagcagtgaagtgtagaccacttcgttagtcatTTTTGATAcctaatgcattactaggattaccaacaacaattagTGGCTTTAACTAATacattactaggattaccaacaacaattcatGATCatgtcccactgacactttcatgtatagtttttataatattttgaggtgtgtgatatgaagctacaaatgattgatttgtagtgttagtggcacttgatataggattctgaatagtatgagtatctaccactagtggcctcttgcaagagatattttgttgttacccttgtccaacaccaagacaactagtatcagtagtagtacccatggtaaccccaccaatcacagtgatacttgactaaacactaataggaatactatccccagattcaaCACCAGTGGCAGttgcacttgattcaccaccaatgggaataccatgatgtggtggtggttgtggatttgaacctgaaacaaatgcaggtggaccctgagggtaatgagtagtaccctTCTGtaatgaatctgaagaatcaagtccaatggcTGGTTTAACAAGATCTTTTGATTTTGAtgctgatggaagttgtacctcaggtggataccaaatgccttctcctctaggacctagaccaccacctacaaaacccattttttccacaatgtttgcccctttgctatatttttctttcatggactcattgaatccacctaatattttagggactgtagtagttgttggagtggcctcaacctcatactcataatcatcttcactcctatcatatgttgttgtggggtGCTCCATATTCCATAATTCGCTAAACTATTCATCCTCGTTGATGGTCTCAAATTCTACACTAGTTTTTGGCtcactgagattcttcctcatagtccaaaaatcatttattttggtttgagtccaataactctctttacattcttgcagaattgatttgagaatagatttgttagatggattagcatatttttggtagaaattgtaggacctcctattttggatgtccTGGCCCTCCTCTCTtttcctctgtgtgtgcaatgccataatttgtgatgacatttcttttGTGGAAATGTTATTATCagtggcaattttctccatctctttttttacctcatcctaggagtccatgtttctaagcttttctagcaatggtttgcTTTCGTGTTGAAATAACGCTAAAGATTTCCCATTTTTCtaaagccttgcttgaactacaccgattgcatcatactgctagagaccctcatcaccaaagctaaaatctgtcaaaaaatcatgtgccacattgagtgattttctctcaaatgtgaaccctctacatgagaaaggcaaggaaggaaatatgctcttcttttcctgaccatggaagtgcctatctatgctctctaACTGTCGTACAtattctaatgcaaataccctctctgtcacatgtattggaggtctgtatggttttactactaatacgtaaaaccttaacacagtgtattcttccatcaagaaccagtcaaccaattctatttgacttctgagttgaatgcaatctctacaagacacaggcaatctaggcattggtaTGCTtctaatttcattatacattgctaccaaaaataagtctacaaaatggttgtagttctttttgttatcatgcatccttatctttggtgtccattcatatattagaCACTCTATTATGttttgagtcttctcatcaatcttatagttcacaatttgaagattgttggtcttgaatattgcacaatacttggatagaaggagatagcacaagtaggatgagaacctaaatgtcttacaggaaccttttttaatcattagtaattatttccaatcccaggcaaaacaacaacaaggaaatagtatcctgaacccatggaacaaaaatgttagaatcataaggaggcttatgattttgatccaacaaAGTACCacactttattagagctttgataaatgaatctgtgcaacttggatcgagactctcataattctctgtcagctttcctaggtcaatttggacatttgagttttgtgcttcaaacccaaggttcaacaaacaaacaaattctcccatgtttatggatagaatttcctcttttatattttgattgacaattgcttttttatcttcatcataatttttggcgcaaaCCATGAAAAAATCAAGGCAAGGGAAtgcttcaggtaacaccatgcttcccaatccagcatcccacgatgtgattttatttgttttttgttttaacattatgttaataatagaaaatttcgCCCTGGTTGGATctgccaccttactagacaatgcatatctaatatccgtgatacacttttcaccatggatagcagggtcataaatatcatggtattcatcagtgaaacctggtgttttaaccagttcgattAGGTACATTCTTTTTTTcgcttggcttcctgttgaactattgcttcccattttccccatcactattattgttaataattcaaaataatgctagatacaaaattgaaaatgctaaccctcaaattggatcacgagattaaaaaaaaagttaaaaaggcgggatgtaggtgttttaGATTgtacccgaaatttctatttcactgcaTTGGCGCAGAcaatctctgttgcaacttgcattcctcaatctagtagttgtttctgaatctccctcgatttactggtttgtccgtgaaatgaaatacgattatgatttatgagtcacttattttgaaaactctgaaaagtacaaaagtaatacctaaagggcaaaatatctagaatcatcttgtaatttaattaattattattaatatctattcatcGCCGAAGGACAATACATTCATTTCTTCAGTCTAAATTCTAAGgatattaaatgtaaaatgttcaattctgggtaaAGTTCTcagaaatgtgttcacttcccatattcgggctgaaatccaccctaagtcgttgatctatgctcatccaatgaacgatggtatctgttgtcagtattcatgggtcccatgacttttgccatttttcgggcacgtcaccacactcgagtcacttttccggactatttttttatttttaatccttcaacttctaCCCCCAAATAGAGCTTTATTGACTtaactatatttaattaaatgtaaaacatttaaTTCCAGGGGAAGTTCTCATAAAtgtgttcgcttcccacattcgggccgaaatccaccctaagtcgttgatctgtgctcatccaaggGATGATGGTATATGTTTTCAAttatcatgggtcccatgacttttgccattttttgggcacatcaccacactcgagtcacttttccagactattttttaagtctcttTAGTCTGTCAACTTCAgcctgaaatagagctttatagacttaattatatttgatttaatgtaaaatgttcaattctgggtgaagttctcacaaatgtgttcacttaccACATTCGGGCTAAAATCccccctaagccattgatctgtgctcatccaacaaacaatggtatatgttgtcagttgtcatgggtcccatgaattttgcaatttttcgggcacgtcaccatgcTCGAGTCGCTTTTTGGAattattttttaagtttgtttaatcattttaaacttgtgcccgaaaaagagctttatagatttaattatatttaattaaatgtaaaacattcaattccgggtgaagttatcacaaatgtgttcacttcccacattcaggttgaaatccaccctaagtcgttgatctttgttcatccaacagatgatggttcatggtacctgttgtcagatgttgtgggtcccataataagagacatttaaagatgtgcaatagttttagataactattaaatataatgataatattatttgtaaaaatatgaaattcaaaaatagtacagaacatgaaacttagattctagaattaaaaaaataactaaataaaaatataaattttggtatacaatttgaaaggtaaaagtttaatataaaaaagaaaacattcaatattaaatctataatattaatttaaactttaacaaaattctttaaaaatatgtttatgatatataattttaaaaaatagtttaaaaatatatataaaagttcaacataaatttagtgtaatataaattttcatttaatttaatttaataaataaataaaaactaaatatatatataaaatttcaacataaatttagtttaatataaattttaatttaatataattttaatttaatttagttcaaattaatttaataaataaataaatactataaaaaaattatatgattgtatttacaacaaagtttatagcctctatgtaaaatccaccctaagtcgttgatctaattgagtctaatccTGTTCTCTAACTGAGtctagaatcttgaattttcttctaatgaccttggccttgaccttggccttgagtctaataatgtggcgAACAACTAGAGAAGTAATTCATGGATTGATCGTGTGCAAGAAAAAGAAAACAGTAGCTAAGACAAAGCAGAATAGCTGGTAAAGTGGATTGAGGTTATTATTATGGAACAGTAGCTAAGACAAAGCAGAATAGGTGGTAAAGTGGATTGAGGTTATTATTATgcacgaggatgaggatgaggatgatcaGGAGATGAAATGCCAAGTGATGGGCATGAGGAATGAGGATGATCTCCGGAATGAGGATGATCACTAGGAGATGAAATGCCAGGTGATGGGCATGAGTCCGAAGTCATTATCGAAGTGGCGCACGCCGAGGGCTTTCCAAACACTTTCAGAGGCGTCCACGATGTCATCCTTACACGGCTTCGCGCATTCATCGATGACGGTGGCCACCGTAGACTTCCCTCGCGCACTCATTTTCACTTTGCGAAAACAGTTGGAGTTGTGATGAAAGGTGGGAGGAGGAAGAGCCACCCAGTGATCATTGTCGGAATGGAAGTGCCCATCACAAGCGGAAGGTCCGCCTCCATCTCCTCCTTTCTCGAAGCTGTTCACCGTCATTCTTCCCCGCCTTTCACTCGCACTTGTACACATTGTCATCATCATTACACAGCATACCAACAACACCCATTTCAATCCCCCCATTCTCTTCTCCTTTCTCGAAACCCCTAGTCATTGTTATATGATGACCACTCACTCACTATCTTATATATATTTGCAAGAGAAATATATTTCATGTATTACATCGACAGGCGTTAATAATTTTGTACATTTCTACTTCGCTAATCACACTTTTGCCTTATCCATTGTCCGCTCTTGAAAGATTTAGTTTTAGGGAAACAGAAACATAATCAATTATATCTATGATATCGACAGCCGAGTATGTTATAACCTGTAAATCCCCGGTCCATTTTGGACGGTTTTAAAGATCGACACAAATATTCTTCAATTTTAGAGTAGTATGGTCTTGGAGATGATATACTCACTTTACGTATTAGACATTCTTTACCAAACTTAACAAACCAATATTGGTCCACGCCATCATTGGCATCGATGACATTGAAATCGGCCATGAAATTTAGCTTAAATCTTTAAAGATGAAAACAAATATTACTTGTTGATTGGTTTGATAGTCTTCGATTGTCTCTTCCTTTGTATGATTCGAAGTAAAAGAACAAGAATGCACAGTCATACAATTTGAGTTTAGAATGCACTCCTGAAATTTGTGTGAAGGCCTTTCACTTTTCCTCGTTAAACTTCGTTTTCGAGTTTTATTGTCGTTTTAGTTGGAAAGTGGTGCCGCATCACAAAGGATTAAGAAAAAACCGTGAGGATTGAATAGTCGGCATGTTGACTTGTCACACTTTGTAGCATTTCCTTTTAAACAAGAGATGCAAATGGTTACTTTAGAATAGATAGAAGTAGAGATGAATAGAGAAATGGAGAGAGTagagggagataaaaataaagaaatagagataaagagataaatagaTTGAGGGGAAGAAATAGAGGGAGAGTTTAAGATAGAGATAAGGAAATAGATAAGTATATAGGGTAGGGTAGGGTAGGGTCGGGTGGGGTGGTGTGGGGTCAAGACTAGAATGTAAATTACAAATCATCAGTTTGAATAATCGGTATGTTGACAACTTCTTTTTAACCAAGTGTCTATAAAATAAgagtatatatattaaaaaaaaagtagaTAAGAATTTGTTATATTGATATGAGATTAAACTTTGAAATAAACATAAACAAGACTATCAAGCAAGAGATATTGAAGAGTTGATTTCTGCTATCATGTTCATTTCAATATACtttcaaatttacctttctttaaAGATATGACGCTATTCAAATTAATGTCTAATTAATTAACTTCtctcataaaaaaaataaaaatcctagtGAAAATTTGAAAAGTTTAGAAAGTTAATAAGTTCATATAAATGGGAGTATGTAAATTCAATGCCTACATAATGAAATATTTGAAATATTGATTTGTTTGATATTCATATGGTAGAAATATATAGTTTAGATATTGTGGTACAATGAAATGTAACTCACATAAATATTTTAAGAAAACTAACTAATTAAATATAGCTTAAGTTTAAAATTAAGAGTTCAAAACTGAATAATAAATACATTAGTTTAGATAAATTAAATGTAGTATTTAGATGAATTTGGAATAGAGAATATATTGTTAGAGATTTTATAAATAGTTAGAATGTTATATGTTTATTAAAAACTTAAATGTATCATGCTTATCATAATATAGAACATGGTTGAGGGTGGCAAAGTCATAATATAGAATATTTATGCTTTAATTAATATTATAGATTTTCTCACCAAGCCAATGAGCACAAATAAATTGGGTTGATGTCAGCATACCATGATTCTTGCCTCTTCTAGAATATGattcattatttatttttctattatatCTTTGTAATGTAAATGTCGAGTATGAGAAAAGCCGGATTAGGTGTACTATTTTCTTTGCGAATCCTATGTTttataaatctaatttaattacgTAGATGATAATTAGCGCGTGATGTTCAAAGATCACGAGGTGAGAAAAATAGGATGCCTATATGAGCTTGGGACGTCATTTATGTACTATTTATTCTTCAAAGTGCTTGGGATGTTGTGTAAGAAGACAATAAATAGGGAGATTACATTGAAAAGGTTTCAATTGGATTTTATAGAAGATCTTAATAATTCAAATATTATGAAAATACATTATTTGTTCTAGTAAAACTTCGTAATAAGGGCAAAGGACTAAAAATAATTCTTGAGGATAGGTAGGCTGTTATATCCCTTTGTCATGAAATTTTTATATATTTGCTTAAATTACATGATTAGAGATGTGTTGTTGTTATTTGAAGTTATTGAAAATATCACCTGATCTAGATAGATGATATAAATTCTAGCAATTAATACCTTATTATTTGGATACCTGTTATGGTTAAAAGATTATGTCTAACTATCTTCATATGCATAAGTGGATGTAGGAGATTTTATGTCCAAGAAAGGAGAATAGAGCTGTAGCTCTATTTTTGGggttgaaaaaaatataaaaaattatggaGTTATATTATGATGTGAAGAAGAGAAGAATTAAGTtggaagaaagaggaagacaaaggtgaaaacaaaagaaaaccaaaTATGAGCAAAAGGAGCTACAATAATTAGAGTTTGAGTTGGAGTAGTTATGGTGCATGGCAGAAGATTATGAGGCATGCAATAACAAAAAGCCAAAGAGAAATAAATCTACATCAAAGACACTGAAGAGTTGTGAGAATGTGAAAAATAATGGTAATAATAAATATTCACTTTGTGGACAAGAGCCATTCTCAAAACAGAAAGTCATCGAGTCAAGGATCAGACAAGAAGTGGAACGATTAGAACAAGGAAATATAGGATCCATTGAAGAAATGGATAAAATACCTTTGAATGAGATCTTCCAAGAGTCAATGAAAGAAAAAAATGGTTGAATGGGTTGAAGATGAAGAGATGGTTGAGTTTTATGGATCAGTAGAGTTGTGTTACCCCTAATAATGGGAAGGCATTGAAGATTACAATGTAGAGAGAGAAGACTTGAGAGACTAAAATGAGAAGGAATGCAACCTAACACAAGACGAGTCCCAAATTGTTGTAGTAGTGGATTAAGTAGTCCGTGTTGCAGAGGAAGCTGCACTAGAGATGGAAATATTTGGGATCCCCATTTGTGATGACGATTTAATATTTTTAGAGAACACAACTTATCAAAAATAGCTAGAAGAATATGTAGAGGATCTTGATAGTGATAAAAAGGAGTAGAAGATCATCACTTCCCTAAGGAGGGAACAAGGATAATTGAGGGAGAGAGTAAGTATATGAACAACTATGGTATGAAGAACAAtgtttaaattgaattttaaaaaaaaaaacatcacatTGAACTAAGAACTAAATTCCACCTCACAAAATATGAAAAAGAAAGTGTTCCTAAATGGCATAATGCAGAAGAGGAGAAATCACTTTTGGGAGATTTTTGTTcccttaaatttatttctatattaATTGATTTATATGTAGATGATACAAATGGTGTAAAAATCAATGATGATTTTCAATGGAGGATAATTCCTAAGTCTTCAAGGAGCTAGGAATAAAGGAAGAACACCAATTCGCAAAGGAGGAGTTTCTCTATGCCAACAAGAGGTTGGAAGTGGAAGAAGAAAAAATATGATAATTTAAAGAGATATTTAATCTGGTGGAAGGGAATGTTGTGGCTTGGTTTTTCGAGCAATAAGGATGGTTCTATTACCTCTTCCAAAATCTTTTATGGATGTGTCATGCAGTAGCATCCTAGGATAAAAGGAAAATCTCACATTGCCAAAAAAATAATTGTTAGGTTGTTGATATTTTTAGTGTTTTAATTGTTGAGGTGTATACATGTAAATGGGCTTTAAATCAGGAGGTTCAAAATTTTAAAAGAAGTGGAGAATGATGTGAACTATCTCTTAACAACTACTTCTAAGTATTCTATGTAGGAGTCAAATTAGGAGTTGATTCTTACTCTTTCGAAGTGTTTTTTTTTACACTTTGTAATCTTCTTAGGAGATAATTAACTTAGGTATCTAATTTTTGTTAAATGTAAGAAATTTAGGGGTTGATCTTTCTATTAAGGAGGTAGTCTTAGAGTTGTGTATGAATAAAAATAGATAACAATTATCATAGGTTTACTTTTGGAAAATGTAATTTTTAGATTcacaataataaactaaaaatCATGGGGTAATGCGATTTGAtttctttgtttatttttgtcttactATGTTTATTTCCTTTGTTATACATGGTAGACATTGTTTATTTGTAGGATGTGAGAATAATCTGCATCATCTTAGCACCCTTACATTGAATGAACTtgaataaatttataatattttattagttGTCACCATGGATGGATATTCATATTTGAGAAAATTTTACGTATCTTGTGGATGAATCTAAATAAAGTAGAAGGCATGGTCATAAATATAAACACTTCAAAACAAGTATATTGTAGGAAGGACATTGTCTCAAATAATTGTCTAGCTACCATTTTAAAATACAATAATGTATTGGCTCTAGGATTTGTAAAATTAATTATTAGGGATTAAGGAAATGTGTTTGAGAGGTCTATTAAGGTCTAAAGCCTCAATTTGAGATTTTTTTTGTGTGAAAACTAATATTATGTGTTTGAGACGAACCTTGGAATCTATGAATTCTTTATCTATTCCTTCTAGATCATTTTCATTAAATCTATATTCTATATTCTATATAAGACATGGAAATGAAGAGAAAGTTCAAGACAATTGAGGAGGATTCTTATGACCCTCAACTTGGCCTTTTTTTTTTAGATGTTAGGGTAGATATTATTAAAAAAAGTTAGTGCATAAATGATTGCAAGTATTGAAATATAGAAATATGTTTGAATAGTATACTAACATTTGTGTTTTAAAAATTCATTTCATCTTTTAGTGATAGAAGATTGTATAAACATATCGTCATGTTGGTTGTTTTAGTCATTTTTAGTTAAGCTAATATCTTTTCTATATTTCCTGCATGCTTAttatgaattattttaaataatatgaaCATATTACAAGTCTATATTTAATACAAATAATTGAAACAGGTCCAAAAGATTTAAAACATATTAGTCCAAATTATTGTATACATTAGCATGGTATTCCTAGTCTATATTGTGAgtcttataatttttaaaaatatttattatcctACTCTTATTTCTCTCTGATCTAATTTTGAACTATTTGAAATATTTTACTAATATAATATTCTCATTTAAAGATTATAGACTCCAAATAATTAATCCAAAAATAATAATTACTATTAAACATCCAAAATTATATGCAATAtgttttattaataaaattaaaatattaaatttaagagAGCATATAAATATTCGTTCACCACATcgttgacattgatgacatcgaAAATCGGCATCTTTAATGATCGAAACAAACATTAACTGTTCATTTGTGTGATATTCTTCGATTTTATTTTGGATTCGTGTCTCTTCCTTTGTATGGTTTCAAGTAGAAGAATGCAGAGTCATACAATTTGTGTTTAGAATGCCCTCCTGGAATTTGAGTGAACTCCTTTCGCTTGTCCTCGTTAaactttgttttggagtttaacTGTCGTTTTAGTTAAAAATGATTGAATAGTCGGCATGTTGAAACTTGTCAACACTTTGTATGCTTTGTATGCCAAACACAACAAAAGAGAATTATCAATGCTGTAGGATAACCAATATTCTCTTTTAGTGGTCGGGACGGGGTTTTGCTGGCGAGGTGGTCAAATGCAAGATAAAATGGTTATTGTCTATTACTGTGTTTGTTGATGGTTATTACTGATAACAAAAACAAACTCTGCCAACTGGGAGGATAAACTCATAAACATCAAAATCAGATAATATGGTGGAAAACATCAGTGCAGAAGGTGGATCTACCAATAGATTTCTCAGAATATAAAGGAGACGAACACACTCTTTCATTGGAAGTGTTAGAGGAAAGTTGTGAGAAGAGGATTGGGAATTATCGTGAGAGTGCGCATCAAATAGGTGTCTCAGCAAGGAGAATAGAATCTCATGTATGTGAACAAGACAAAGCTCTTAATGTAAAAGGACTTACATTTGTTAATGTCAAGCAATATAAGAAGATTTTGCAGCGAAGGCAAATTAAAATAGTCAGGAGGTTAAGATGGCAAGGCACATTAAGTTTATCGCTATCTTGTCAAGAATAGTAAACTTCAATCAAACAGCAGTTATTCATAAGGTGCAACAAGAGCAAGTAAATACAAGGAGGGAAATGCAAGTGGATCTTGAAGATCAAGCTAAAAAGAGCATGCCAACAAGAGCATCAACTCAAGTTCACTAATGGAACAAACCAACAAAAGGCAAAAATTGGAGAGGAGTTGGAAGATAACATCAAGATGGACCATATATCCGTAAATTCAACACCTCTAACCTGGTCCTCAGACCTATACGTTAATGAGTTGATGGGATTAAAGAAGAGACTTGAAGGCCTGGAAGTGTTGGAATGGCTGAAGTATAATAGATGGCAAGGGATCATGGACACCAATTTTAAAATAACGCAAGAAAACAAATTTCTTACAGAGGAAATTGCCAAACTGCAAGTCAGATTGAAAACAGGCAGTAATTGTCAAATTTGGCATGcgaaaacatctcaaaatcagctgtaactttgggatctgctctaatatcatcatatctaacggccctaaaaatttaGTGATTCCTCCAACTGAATTAAATTGCCCAAGAAATTCGGGATTCGGCCCACAAGACTACCTCCACCTCCTATACTATACTTGCCACGATTCGATCGATGCGGGGATGCAGGTCGTATTTGAGGCTGACCGGACTAGGACCGAAGGCTGTTTTTTAGACTCGCCAACTAGACGAAATCCTCATCCTACTCACTTAATGGAAATGGCGGGAAAAGCTATTAATTCCGGTCGGTTAAGCTTACTAGAATTTCAAATAAATGAAATTTACACTTTTGTAGCCATAACTGCTGCAATTGCTTTAAATTGCCAAGCTCTGTGGGTAGCACACGAGGACGCAGAGGATTATTGTCAAACGTGAGGTTCTTCAGAGACTTTAATTCCCCGAAAA from Cryptomeria japonica chromosome 3, Sugi_1.0, whole genome shotgun sequence harbors:
- the LOC131874428 gene encoding putative ripening-related protein 6; this encodes MTVNSFEKGGDGGGPSACDGHFHSDNDHWVALPPPTFHHNSNCFRKVKMSARGKSTVATVIDECAKPCKDDIVDASESVWKALGVRHFDNDFGLMPITWHFIS